The following coding sequences lie in one Globicephala melas chromosome 15, mGloMel1.2, whole genome shotgun sequence genomic window:
- the PLTP gene encoding phospholipid transfer protein, producing the protein MALFGALFLALLAGAQAELPGCKIRITSKALELVKQEGLRFLEQELETITIPDVRGREGHFYYNISEVKVMELQLTSSELHFQPEQELMLQINNGSLGLRFRRQLLYWFFYDGGYINASAEGVSIHTALQLSRDPTGRIKVSNVSCQASVSRMHAAFGGTFKKVYEFLSMFITSGMRFLLNQQICPVLYHAGTVLLNSLLDTVPVRSAVDELVGIDYSLVKDPVASASTLDMEFRGAFFPLAEGNWSLRNRAVEPQLPEEERMVYVAFSEFFFDSAMESYFQAGALKLSLVGAKVPHDLDMLLRATYFGNIVLLSPAVIDSPLKLELRVTAPPRCTIKPSGTTISVTASVTIALVPPDQPEVKLSSMTMDARLSAKMALQGKVLRTHLDLRRFRIYSNQSALESLALIPLQTPLKTMLQIGVMPMLNERTWRGVQIPLPEGIDFVREVVTNHAGFLTIGADLHFAKGLREVIEKNRPANTGDPLAPSAPPPSMAAV; encoded by the exons ATGGCCCTCTTCGGGGCCCTGTTTCTAGCGCTGCTGGCAGGCGCTCAGGCTGAGCTCCCCGGCTGCAAGATCCGCATCACCTCCAAGGCGCTTGAGCTAG TGAAGCAGGAGGGTTTGCGCTTTCTGGAGCAAGAGCTGGAGACCATCACCATTCCGGACGTGCGGGGCCGAGAAGGCCACTTCTACTACAATATCTCTGA GGTGAAGGTCATGGAGCTGCAGCTGACATCCTCTGAGCTCCATTTCCAGCCAGAGCAGGAGCTCATGCTACAGATCAACAATGGCTCCTTGGGGCTGCGCTTCCGGAGACAGCTCCTCTACTGGTTCTT cTACGATGGGGGATATATCAACGCCTCTGCCGAGGGTGTGTCCATCCACACCGCTCTGCAGCTCTCCCGGGATCCCACTGGCCGGATCAAAGTATCCAACGTCTCCtgccaggcctctgtctccagaaTGCATGCAGCCTTTGGGGGAACCTTCAA GAAGGTGTATGAATTCCTCTCCATGTTCATCACCTCAGGGATGCGCTTCCTCCTCAACCAGCAG ATCTGCCCCGTGCTCTACCATGCAGGGACCGTGCTTCTCAACTCCCTGCTGGACACCGTGCCTG TGCGCAGTGCTGTGGACGAGCTCGTTGGCATTGACTACTCCCTCGTGAAGGATCCCGTGGCCTCCGCCAGCACGCTGGACATGGAATTCCGG GGGGCCTTCTTTCCCCTGGCCGAGGGCAACTGGAGCCTGCGCAATCGGGCGGTGGAGCCCCAGCTGCCCGAGGAAGAGCGGATGGTATACGTGGCCTTCTCTGAGTTCTTCTTCGACTCTGCCATGGAGAGCTACTTCCAGGCAGGGGCCCTGAAGCTGTCGCTGGTGGGGGCCAAG GTGCCCCATGATCTGGACATGCTGCTGAGAGCCACCTACTTTGGGAACATCGTCCTGCTG AGCCCGGCAGTGATCGACTCTCCACTGAAGCTGGAGCTGCGGGTCACGGCGCCACCACGCTGCACCATCAAGCCCTCGGGCACCACCATCTCTGTCACTGCCAGTGTCACAATCGCCCTGGTCCCACCCGACCAGCCCGAGGTCAAGCTGTCCAGCATGACCATG GATGCCCGTCTCAGTGCCAAGATGGCACTCCAGGGGAAGGTGCTGCGCACACATTTGGACCTGCGCAG GTTCCGAATCTACTCAAACCAGTCTGCATTAGAGTCGCTGGCA CTGATCCCACTGCAGACCCCTCTGAAGACCATGCTGCAGATTGGGGTGATGCCCATGCTTAATG AGCGGACCTGGCGTGGGGTGCAGATCCCACTCCCCGAGGGTATTGACTTTGTGCGCGAGGTGGTGACGAACCACGCG GGTTTCCTCACCATCGGGGCTGACCTCCACTTTGCCAAAGGGCTGCGAGAGGTGATTGAGAAGAACCGGCCTGCCAACACCGGGGACCCCCTAGCACCCAGTGCCCCGCCACCCTCCATGGCAGCTGTCTGA
- the PCIF1 gene encoding mRNA (2'-O-methyladenosine-N(6)-)-methyltransferase isoform X2 yields the protein MTPTGPSVPSSPSIPGTPTLKIWGTSPEDKQQAALLRPTEVYWDLDIQTNAVIKHRGPSEVLPPHPEVELLRSQLILKLRQHYRELCQQREGIEPPRESFNRWMLERKVVDKGSDPLLPSNCEPVVSPSMFREIMNDIPIRLSRIKFREEAKRLLFKYAEAARRLIESRSASPDSRKVVKWNVEDTFSWLRKDHSASKEDYMDRLEHLRRQCGPHVSAAAKDSVEGICSKIYHISLEYVKRIREKHLAILKENNIPEEVEAPEVEPRLVYCYPVRLAVSAPPMPSVEMHVENNVVCIRYKGEMVKVSRNYFSKLWLLYRYSCIDDSAFERFLPRVWCLLRRYQMMFGVGLYEGTGLQGSLPVHVFEALHRLFGVSFECFASPLNCYFRQYCSAFPDTDGYFGSRGPCLDFSPLSGSFEANPPFCEELMDAMVSHFEKLLESSPEPLSFIVFIPEWREPPTPALTRMEQSRFKRHQLVLPAFEHEYRSGSQHVCKKEEMHYKAVHSTAVLFLQNDPGFAKWGPTPERLQELSAAYRQSGRSHGSVGSSSSSSEAKDRDSGREQGPSREPHST from the exons ATGACACCCACGGGCCCGTCAGTGCCCAGCTCCCCCAGCATCCCAGGAACCCCAACCCTGAAGATTTGGGGGACATCCCCTGAAGATAAACAGCAGGCAGCTCTCCTCCGACCCACTGA GGTGTACTGGGATCTCGACATTCAGACCAACGCTGTCATCAAGCACCGGGGGCCATCAGAGGTGCTGCCTCCGCATCCTGAGGTGGAGCTGCTCCGTTCCCAGCTCATCCTGAAGCTTCGGCAGCACTACCGGGAGCTGTGCCAGCAGCGAGAGG GCATCGAGCCCCCCCGGGAATCCTTCAACCGCTGGATGTTGGAGCGCAAGGTCGTGGACAAAGGCTCTGATCCTCTGTTGCCGAGCAACTGCGAACCGGTCGTGTCACCTTCCATGTTTCGTGAAATCATGAATGACATTCCCATCAG GTTATCCCGAATCAAGTTCCGGGAGGAAGCCAAGCGTCTGCTCTTCAAATACGCAGAGGCTGCCAGGCGGCTCATCGAGTCCAG GAGTGCATCTCCCGACAGCAGGAAGGTGGTCAAGTGGAACGTGGAGGATACCTTCAGCTGGCTGCGGAAGGACCACTCCGCCTCCAAGGAGGACTATATG GATCGCCTGGAGCATCTGCGGAGGCAGTGTGGCCCCCACGTCTCGGCCGCAGCCAAGGACTCCGTGGAGGGTATCTGCAGTAAGATCTACCACATCTCTCTGGAGTACGTCAAACGGATCCGAGAGAAGCACCTTGCCATTCTCAAGGAAAACAACATCCCAG AGGAGGTGGAGGCCCCCGAGGTGGAGCCCCGCCTGGTGTACTGCTATCCAGTACGGCTGGCCGTGTCTGCACCTCCCATGCCCAGCGTGGAAATGCACGTGGAGAATAACGTGGTCTGCATCCGGTATAAGGGCGAGATGGTCAAGGTCAGCCGCAACTACTTCAGCAAGCTG TGGCTCCTTTACCGCTACAGCTGCATCGACGATTCTGCCTTTGAGAGGTTCCTGCCCCGAGTCTGGTGTCTTCTCCGCCGGTACCAG ATGATGTTCGGCGTGGGCCTCTACGAGGGGACAGGCCTGCAGGGGTCGCTGCCCGTGCACGTCTTCGAGGCCCTCCACCGGCTTTTCGGCGTCAGCTTTGAGTGCTTCGCCTCACCCCTCAACTGCTACTTTCGCCAGTACTGCTCCGCCTTCCCCGACACGGACGGCTACTTCGGCTCCCGCGG gccctgcctggACTTCTCCCCGCTGAGTGGTTCCTTCGAGGCCAACCCTCCCTTCTGCGAGGAGCTCATGGATGCCATGGTCTCTCACTTTGAG AAACTGCTCGAGAGCTCGCCAGAGCCCCTGTCCTTCATCGTGTTCATCCCCGAGTGGCGGGAACCCCCGACCCCAGCGCTCACCCGCATGGAGCAGAGCCGCTTCAAGCGCCACCAGCTGGTCCTGCCCGCCTTCGAGCACGAGTACCGCAGCGGCTCCCAGCATGTCTGCAAGAA GGAGGAAATGCACTACAAGGCTGTCCACAGCACGGCCGTGCTCTTCCTACAGAACGACCCTGGATTTGCCAAGTGGGGGCCGACGCCTGAGCGGCTGCAGGAGTTGAGCGCCGCCTACCGGCAGTCGGGCCGCAGCCATGGCTCTGTCGGCTCCTCGTCGTCCTCCTCGGAGGCCAAGGACAGGGACTCAGGCCGCGAGCAGGGCCCCAGCCGGGAGCCTCACTCCACTTAA
- the PCIF1 gene encoding mRNA (2'-O-methyladenosine-N(6)-)-methyltransferase isoform X1, with protein sequence MANENHGSPREEASLLSHSPGTSNQSQPCSPKPVRLVQDLPEELVHAGWEKCWSRRENRPYYFNRFTNQSLWEMPVLGQHDVISDPLGLNATPLPQDSSLVETPPAENKPRKRQLSEEQPSGNGVKKPKIDIPMTPTGPSVPSSPSIPGTPTLKIWGTSPEDKQQAALLRPTEVYWDLDIQTNAVIKHRGPSEVLPPHPEVELLRSQLILKLRQHYRELCQQREGIEPPRESFNRWMLERKVVDKGSDPLLPSNCEPVVSPSMFREIMNDIPIRLSRIKFREEAKRLLFKYAEAARRLIESRSASPDSRKVVKWNVEDTFSWLRKDHSASKEDYMDRLEHLRRQCGPHVSAAAKDSVEGICSKIYHISLEYVKRIREKHLAILKENNIPEEVEAPEVEPRLVYCYPVRLAVSAPPMPSVEMHVENNVVCIRYKGEMVKVSRNYFSKLWLLYRYSCIDDSAFERFLPRVWCLLRRYQMMFGVGLYEGTGLQGSLPVHVFEALHRLFGVSFECFASPLNCYFRQYCSAFPDTDGYFGSRGPCLDFSPLSGSFEANPPFCEELMDAMVSHFEKLLESSPEPLSFIVFIPEWREPPTPALTRMEQSRFKRHQLVLPAFEHEYRSGSQHVCKKEEMHYKAVHSTAVLFLQNDPGFAKWGPTPERLQELSAAYRQSGRSHGSVGSSSSSSEAKDRDSGREQGPSREPHST encoded by the exons ATGGCCAATGAGAATCACGGCAGCCCCCGGGAGGAAGCATCCTTGTTGAGTCACTCCCCAGGCACCTCCAATCAGAGCCAGCCCTGTTCTCCAAAGCCCGTCCGCCTGGTGCAGGACCTCCCAG AGGAGCTGGTGCACGCTGGCTGGGAGAAGTGCTGGAGCAGAAGGGAGAACCGTCCCTACTACTTCAACCGATTCACCAACCAGTCCCTGTGGGAGATGCCCGTGCTGGGCCAGCACGATGTGATT TCGGACCCTTTGGGGCTGAATGCGACCCCCCTGCCCCAAGACTCAAGCTTGGTGGAAACCCCCCCGGCTGAGAACAAGCCCCGAAAGCGGCAGCTCTCGGAAGAGCAGCCCAGTGGCAATGGCGTGAAGAAGCCCAAG ATTGACATCCCCATGACACCCACGGGCCCGTCAGTGCCCAGCTCCCCCAGCATCCCAGGAACCCCAACCCTGAAGATTTGGGGGACATCCCCTGAAGATAAACAGCAGGCAGCTCTCCTCCGACCCACTGA GGTGTACTGGGATCTCGACATTCAGACCAACGCTGTCATCAAGCACCGGGGGCCATCAGAGGTGCTGCCTCCGCATCCTGAGGTGGAGCTGCTCCGTTCCCAGCTCATCCTGAAGCTTCGGCAGCACTACCGGGAGCTGTGCCAGCAGCGAGAGG GCATCGAGCCCCCCCGGGAATCCTTCAACCGCTGGATGTTGGAGCGCAAGGTCGTGGACAAAGGCTCTGATCCTCTGTTGCCGAGCAACTGCGAACCGGTCGTGTCACCTTCCATGTTTCGTGAAATCATGAATGACATTCCCATCAG GTTATCCCGAATCAAGTTCCGGGAGGAAGCCAAGCGTCTGCTCTTCAAATACGCAGAGGCTGCCAGGCGGCTCATCGAGTCCAG GAGTGCATCTCCCGACAGCAGGAAGGTGGTCAAGTGGAACGTGGAGGATACCTTCAGCTGGCTGCGGAAGGACCACTCCGCCTCCAAGGAGGACTATATG GATCGCCTGGAGCATCTGCGGAGGCAGTGTGGCCCCCACGTCTCGGCCGCAGCCAAGGACTCCGTGGAGGGTATCTGCAGTAAGATCTACCACATCTCTCTGGAGTACGTCAAACGGATCCGAGAGAAGCACCTTGCCATTCTCAAGGAAAACAACATCCCAG AGGAGGTGGAGGCCCCCGAGGTGGAGCCCCGCCTGGTGTACTGCTATCCAGTACGGCTGGCCGTGTCTGCACCTCCCATGCCCAGCGTGGAAATGCACGTGGAGAATAACGTGGTCTGCATCCGGTATAAGGGCGAGATGGTCAAGGTCAGCCGCAACTACTTCAGCAAGCTG TGGCTCCTTTACCGCTACAGCTGCATCGACGATTCTGCCTTTGAGAGGTTCCTGCCCCGAGTCTGGTGTCTTCTCCGCCGGTACCAG ATGATGTTCGGCGTGGGCCTCTACGAGGGGACAGGCCTGCAGGGGTCGCTGCCCGTGCACGTCTTCGAGGCCCTCCACCGGCTTTTCGGCGTCAGCTTTGAGTGCTTCGCCTCACCCCTCAACTGCTACTTTCGCCAGTACTGCTCCGCCTTCCCCGACACGGACGGCTACTTCGGCTCCCGCGG gccctgcctggACTTCTCCCCGCTGAGTGGTTCCTTCGAGGCCAACCCTCCCTTCTGCGAGGAGCTCATGGATGCCATGGTCTCTCACTTTGAG AAACTGCTCGAGAGCTCGCCAGAGCCCCTGTCCTTCATCGTGTTCATCCCCGAGTGGCGGGAACCCCCGACCCCAGCGCTCACCCGCATGGAGCAGAGCCGCTTCAAGCGCCACCAGCTGGTCCTGCCCGCCTTCGAGCACGAGTACCGCAGCGGCTCCCAGCATGTCTGCAAGAA GGAGGAAATGCACTACAAGGCTGTCCACAGCACGGCCGTGCTCTTCCTACAGAACGACCCTGGATTTGCCAAGTGGGGGCCGACGCCTGAGCGGCTGCAGGAGTTGAGCGCCGCCTACCGGCAGTCGGGCCGCAGCCATGGCTCTGTCGGCTCCTCGTCGTCCTCCTCGGAGGCCAAGGACAGGGACTCAGGCCGCGAGCAGGGCCCCAGCCGGGAGCCTCACTCCACTTAA